One Gemmatimonadaceae bacterium genomic window, CTGGCGGCGCTCGAGGATCGCGTCGAGCGCGAGCCTTCGGGCTCCAACGGCTTCGCCATCGCCCCGTCCAACAGTGCCTCGAAGAAGGCGCTGCTGTGGATCAACCCGCACACCTCGTTCTTCTTCCGCGAGGAAGCGCAGATGACGAGTGATGAGGGGCTCAACGCCTACGGCGCCATCACCTGGGGGCAGTTCTTCATCTATCAGGGCTTCAACGAGAAGGCGGGGTGGATGCACACCTCCAGCGGCGCCGACGTCACCGACGAGTGGGCGGAGACAATCCTCAAGAACGGTGACACGATCACCTACGAGTACGGGAACGAGCAGCGCCCCGTGACGACGGCGACGATCACGCTCACCTACAAGGATGCGGCCGGCCCCGCCACCAAGGACTTCACCGTCTACCGCACGCACCATGGCCCCATCGTGCGCGAGAAGGACGGGAAGTGGATCGCCTTCAACATGATGAACGAGCCGCTCACGGCGCTCACGCAGTCGTACGCGCGCACCAAGACGAAGAACCTGGCCGAGTTCAGGAAGGTGATGGACCTGCACACGAACTCGTCCAACAACACGCTCTTTGCCGACGCCGACGGGAACATCGCCTACTTCCACGCCAACCACGTGCAGAAGCGCGACCCCAGGCTCAACTGGGAAAAGCCGGTGGATGGCAGCAACCCGGCCGCCGAGTGGAAGGGGGTGCACAGCGTCGACGAGAGCCCGAACGTCTTCAACCCGCCCAGCGGGTGGGTGCAGAACACGAACAACTGGCCCTTCTCCGCCGCGGGCCCCAACAGCCCGAAGCAGAAGGACTACCCGCGCTACATGGAGACCTACCCGGAGAATCCGCGCGGCGTGCACGCGGTGATGGTCCTCAAGGACAAGAAGGACTTCACGCTCGAGACGCTGCGCGACGCCGCCTTCGACTCGTACCTCCCGGCCTTCGCCGACCTGATCCCCGGGCTGGTGAGGGCGTATGACGCCGCGCCGGCGGGCTCGCCGCTCAAGCAGAAGCTCGCCGAGCCCATGGCGCAGTTGCGCGCGTGGGACTATCGCTGGGGTGCGACCTCGGTCCCGACCTCGCTGGCCGTGTACTGGGGCGAGGAAGTGTGGCGCATGTCGCGCGCCGACGCCGAGAGCGAGGACATGTCGGTGTACGACTACATCGCGAGGAAGCTCACCGGCGCGCAGAAGCTCGCCGGGCTCGGCGCCGCCGTCGATTCGCTCACCGCGGACTTCGGGACGTGGAAGACTGCATGGGGCGACATCAACCGCTTCCAGCGTCGCACTGGCGACATCGTGCAGCCGTTTGCCGACAGCGCGGCGAGCATCCCGGTCCCGTTCACGTCGTCGCGCTGGGGCTCGCTCGCCTCGTTCGGTGCGCGCCCCTATCCGGGGACAAAGAAGTGGTACGGCACCAATGGCAACTCGTTCGTGGCCGCGGCGGAGTTCGGCGACAGCGTGCGCGCCATCGCCATCACCGCCGGTGGCGTGAACGGTAACCCGAAGAACAAGCACTTCAACGACCAGGCGGAGCGCTATGCCGCCGGCAACCTGCGCCCGGTATACTTCTACCCGTCGCAGCTGCAAGGACACACCGAGAAGACCTACAAGCCCGGACAGTAGGCCATGCGCCGCCTCAGACTCGAAGCCGCCGTCCGCGCGGGCGGCGTGCTGGCCAGCGCCGTGCTGGCGTGCGCCGCCATCGCGTCGCCCGCGCGTGCCCAGGGGACGACGCGCTCGATCTTCAACGGCAAGGACCTGGGCGGCTGGCACGTCGACGTCCCCGCGCTCGACAGCAACCCCAGGGCGCCCAACCCGTTCGTCGTTCGCCACGGGATGCTGGCCACGTTAGGCGAGCCGCAGGGGCACCTCATCACCGATGCGAGCTATCGCGACTATCGGCTGGAAGTGGAGTACCGCTTCCCGGGCAAACCGGGGAATGCGGGGGTGCTCATCCACGCCTCCACGCCGCGCGCGCTGTACCGGATGTTCCCCAAGTCTGTCGAGGTGCAGATGGAGAGCGGGAACGCCGGCGACTTCTGGTGCATCGTGGAAGACATCACCGTCCCCGACATGGTCAAGCGGCGCGGCCCCAGGAGCGAATGGGGAATCACCGAGGGAAAGGGGCGTCGCATCGTGAACCTCACCGACGGCGCCGAGAAGCCGTTAGGCGAGTGGAATCGCATGGTCATCGAGGCACTCGGCGGCGAGGTGAAGGTCTGGGTCAACGGGACGTTGGTGAACCACGGCACCAACGCCACCGCCCGTCAGGGACAGATCGCCGTGCAGTCGGAGGGCACTCCCGTGGAGTTCCGCATGCTGCGCCTCACGCCGATCAGTGCGCTGTCTGCCAAGGCTCCCTGACCCGACCGCCATGTCATCGCTCGATCGACGCGAGTTCCTGGGTTCGGTGGTGGCGGCGAGCCTCGCGACCGGGGCGGCCGCCGGCGCCGCGCACGCCGAGCCGGTGGCGCGCGTCCACGCGCTGTTGAGCGCCGACGGCGTCACGCGCACACTGGCGCGCCACGTGGTTGGCGCCTCGTACGACACGCTTCCCGACGCGGTGCGCCAGGAAGCGCGCCGCACCCTGCTCAACTGGACCGGATGCGCGATTGGCGGGTCGCGGCACGAAACGGTCGATACCGCCATCGCCGCGCTCTCGCCCTTTTTCGGTGCGGCGCAGGCTTCCCTGCTCGGCCGAAGCGAGCGCGTGGATCTGCTGCACGCCGCGCTGCTCAACGGGATCGCGTCGCACGTGCATGACTACGACGACACGCACCTCAAGACGGTGATCCACCCCGGCGGCCCCGTGCTGTCGGCCCTCCTGGCGCTTGCCGAGTATCGCCCGGTCTCGGGGCGTGACTTCCTGAATGCGATGGTGCAAGGTATCGAGGTCGAGTGCCGCATCGGCAACGCGGTCTATCCTGATCATTACGATCGCGGCTGGCACATCACGGGGACGGCCGGCGTCTTCGGGGCGGCGGCGGCGTGCGGCAAGCTGCTCGCCCTCAACGAGCAACAGATGACATGGGCGTTGGGGCTGGCGGCGACGCAGCCGGTGGGATTGCGCGAGATGTTCGGCTCCATGACCAAGCCGTTCCATCCGGGACGCGCCGCGCAGAACGGGCTCACCGCCGCGCTCCTCGCATCCAAGGGCTTCACCAGCACCGAGGTGGGGCTCGAGGGGAAGTGCGGATGGGCCAACGTCACCAGCACCAAGCAGGACTATCGGGAGATCACCGGGGAACTGGGGAGCCGCTACGAGCTGCTGCTCAACACCTACAAGCCGTTTGCCTGTGGTATCGTCATTCACCCGGCCATCGACGCCTGCATCCAGCTGCGCAACGCCCACCGCCTCACGCCGGAGCAGGTGGAGCGCATCGACCTGCGCGTCCATCCGCTCGTGCTCGAGCTCACCGGGAAGAAGACGCCGCAGACAGGGCTGGAGAGCAAGTTCTCCGTCTACTTCGCGGCGGCGCTGGCCATTGCGAAGGGTTCGGCGGGGATCCACGATTTCAGCACCGTGAACGCACGCGACCCGCGCATCGTCGCGTTGCGCGACCGGGTGACGGCGACGGCCGATCCGTCCATCAAGGAGGAGCAGGTGCGGGCCACCATCACCCTCAGGGACGGACGCACGCTCGAGCAGTTCATCGAGCACGTGGTGGGAAGTGTCGAGCGCCCCATGTCCGACGCCGACCTCGAGGCCAAGTTCCTCGCCCTCGCCGAGGGCGTGATTCCGGTGGCGCAGTCGCGTCGCGTGATGGAGCGATGCTGGAAGGTCGACACGCTTGCCAGCGCGGCGGAGCTCGCGACGGCGGCACGGCGCAGCTAGGGGGTACACCATGAGAATCGTCGGCGGCAAGTTTGCAGGGCGCGACCTCACCTCGCCGGCCGATCGGCACGTGCGCCCAACGGCCGAGCACATGCGCGGGGCGTTGCTTGATCTGCTGGAGCCGGAGCTTGCCGAGGCGCGCGTCCTTGACCTGTACGCCGGAACCGGCGCGCTCGGCATCGAGGCCATTTCGCGCGGCGCCGCGTCGTGCGACTTCGTCGAGTGGCGCCCCACGTCGCTGTGGGCGCTCAAGAGCAACGTCAATCGCTTCAAGCTCAAGGGGCGCACGCGCACCTTCAAGCACGATGCCATCCACTTCACGCTTGCGCTCGAGGAAGGGCGCTACGACCTCGCCTTCTGCGACCCGCCGTATGAGTCGAAGCAGCTCGACTGGATCATCCGCCTGTGGGAGGAGAAGCGCTTCGCGCGCATCCTGGCGGTGGAGCACGCCCTGACGCACATCCTTCCGTCGGGGCACTCATCGATCACGTCGGGACTGACCTGCTTCACCATCTATCGCGATGCGGCGTCGCTGGCGCTGCCCGACGCGCCGCGCCCCGTGGCGCGCGTGGTCCCCCTTCCGTGGACACTCGAGGAGAGCTCGCGCCCCTCGCGCCCCTCGCGCCCAACGCGCCCGTCTCGGACGTCGCGCTCCCCGCGCCGGCCGCCGCGCGCCTAACGCGGAAGCGCGGGGCGCGTCAGCGGGCGATCGATGGCCCGCGCCAACTGCTGCGCCACGTGCTGTGGCCCGTGATGCAGCCAGACCGGGGACAGGAGCACCAGGCGCCCATCGCGCAGGCGCAACGCCGGACGATAGATGTCGCCCCCCTCATCGTCCTTGGCATGGTCGAGTTCCACGGCGTCGACCACGTCGACCGGAAACTCGATCGTCTCGCGGACGCCAATCCCCAAACGCTCGATGCGCCACAGCCCTGAGGCCTGGTCAAGCACCGCCTGCGTGCGCGGGGATCGCCAGCAGACCCACGTCCCGGCGACCAGGGCCACGAATCCCGCGGTTGCCCCGCCCAGGCGCTCCATCGCCACGCTCCCCCCCACGTCGGGCGACACGGCCAGCGACGCCACCATCGCGACGATGCCAACCGCGATGAACAGCCCGCCGAGAATCCAGTGCATTCCCGGCGTGTGGACGAGTGTGATGGTGCGGTCGACGTTGGTATATCGCATGAGTCGTCCAGATGACGTGTGCAACACCGTTCACGTCACCATCGAGCGGCGCACTGACGGTCGCGGACGCAACGCGTACCGCTCTCCGTCGCGCGGATGAGAGCTTTCCCATCCCGCGCGTGTGACGATCGCCACACCGCGTCACGCGTGCGGTTCACTCCGTTACGGCGTGGGCGGCGGGATCGGCGTGGACCCCAAACCAGCGGTGGTCATGCGCCGTGGGGTAGCGCCTCGCCTAGCCGGTGTTGCGCAGCCCGGCCGCCACGCCGTTGATGGAGAGATGGATGCCGCGCTTCACGCGGTCGGGGAGAATTGCACCTGTCGACTCGCCAAGGCGATAGCGGCGCATGAGCTCCACCTGCAGGTGGTTGAGCGGATCGATGTATGAGAAGCGATGCTCGATGGAGCGGGCGAGCGCGGGATTGGAGGCGAGGCGCGTTGCCTCGCCGGTAATGAGGGCGAGCATCTCGCCGGCGCGGCGCCACTCGCCCTCGATGCGCGCGAAGATGCGCTCGCCGAGCGCGCGATCCTCCACCAACTCCACGTAGCGGCGGGCGATGCCCAGGTCGGTCTTGGCAAGGACCATGTCGAGGTTGGAGAGGAGCGTGCGGAAGAAGGGCCACCGCGCGTACATGCGGCGCAGGAGGGCAAGGCGCTTCTCGCGCCGCGCGGGGTCAGCATCGAGGAAGGTGGCAACGCCGGAACCGAAGCCGCACCATCCGGGGAGCGCGACGCGGCACTGTCCCCAGGAGAAGACCCACGGAATGGCGCGCAGATCGTCGATGGCGCGCGATGCTTTGCGCGACGACGGGCGCGACCCGATGTTGAGTTCCGCGATCTCGCGAATGGGGGTGGCGCTGAAGAAGTAGTCGGCAAAGCCGGGCGTCTCGTACACCAGCGCGCGATACGCGGCAAACGACGCCGCGCTGACCTGCTCGGCCGCGTCGCGAAAGCTGCGCGGGAGGGCGCGCGCCGGCGGCAGCAGCGTCGCCTCCAGCGTGGCGGCGACGAGCGTTTCCAGGTTGCGACGTCCGATGTCCGGGTTGGCGTACTTGGAGGCGATGATCTCCCCCTGCTCCGTCAGCCGCAACTGCCCGTTCACCGTTCCTGGTGGCTGCGCCAGGATGGCCTCGTAGCTCGGGCCGCCGCCACGCCCCACGGTCCCGCCACGCCCATGGAACAGGCGTAGCGTGATGCCGCGTGTTGCCTCACCGTCGCGAAAGAGCGCGGCGAGGTCGGTCTCGGCCTTGTACAGCTCCCAGTTGGAGGTGAAGGTCCCGCCGTCCTTGTTGCTGTCGGAGTAGCCGAGCATGACCTCCTGCTCGCTTCCCGAGGCGCGCATCATCGCCGCGATGCCGGGAAGTTCGTAGAAGTCGCGCATGATGGCCGGCGAGCGTTGCAGGTCGCCGATGGTCTCGAAGAGCGGGACGACGATGACATCGGTCCGCGCCCCGCCCCCGAGCGTCCCGTGCAGGAGCCCCGCCTCCTTGAACAGGAGCAGGACCTCGAGGAGGTCGCTCACGTCCTCGGTGTGGGAGATAATGTACTGGCGCAGCGCCGCACGTCCGAAGCGCGCGCGCATCGCCATCGCGGTCTCGAAGATCGCCAGCTCGCCGACGGTCGACTCGCTGTAGGGCGCGCCACGCACGCGGAGGCCGCGCGCGTCGTTGAGGCAGCGCATGAGCAGGGCGCGGCGCGCCGGCTCGCCTAACGCGGCGTAGTCGTCGTGCAGCGCGGCCACGCGCAGCAGCTCCGCCAGCGTCGCCTCGTGGCGGTCCGAGCTCTGGCGCAGGTCCACCGTCGCCAGGTGGAAGCCGAAGACCTGCACCGCCCGGACGAGCGGCGCCAGCCGCAATGGAACGACCGGATCGGCGTGATGCGCGCGCAACGACGCCTCGATGGCCTGCAGGTCGGTGAGGAACTGGTCGGCGCTGTCGTAGGGCTCGGCGGCGGCGACCGCCTGTCGCAGCGCCACCGCCCCGGTGAGCGCGGTGAGCGTGGCGGCCAGGCGCGCATACATCCCGATCAGGGCGCGACGGTAGGGCTCGTCGGAACGATGCGCGCTGGCGTCGCCGGATCGGTCGGCCAGCGCCTGCAGCGCAGGCGTCACCTCGGTCAGGAGCGTCGACATCGACAGCTCGGCGCCCAGCGCATGCACCTCGTCCAGGTACCAACCAATGGCCGTCTGACCCTGGCGCTCGAAGGCGCGCTGCAGCGTCTCGGACGTGACGAAGGGATTGCCGTCGCGGTCGCCGCCAATCCAGTTCCCCATGCGAAAGAAGGTCGGGATCGCCTCTCCCGGCATCAGCTCCTCCAGCGCGCGGTACATCCGCGGAACCTCGCGCAGGAAGGTGGCGTGGTAGTACTGCAGCGCGTTCTCGATCTCATCGGCAACCGTTAGGCGCGTCAGCCGGAGGATGCGCGTCTGCCAGAGCTGCGTCACGCACCCCTTGAGCCGAAGCTCGTTGTCGGCGCGGTCGCGAGCCGTGAGGAGCGATTCGCGCTGCGCGACCAGCTCGGCAATGGTACGCTCGGCTGCCAGGATGCTCTGCCGTTGCACCTCGGTGGGATGCGCCGTGAGCACCGGCGAGATGCAGGCCGACTGGAGCATTCGGGCCACGCGGTCATTCGCGACGCCGGCCCCCCGCAGTCGGCGGAATGTCATCGCCAGCGACCCTTCCTGCACGTCCCCCTGCCGCTCGTGGTGCAGCCGGCGGCGCACGAAATGACGGTCTTCGGCGATGTTGGCCAGGTGCGAAAAGAAGGAGAAGGCGCGAATGACGCTGACGGTCTCGTCGTTGGTGAGGTTGCGGAGAATCGAGTCGAGCGAAGCGCCCGCCGCTGCATCGCTCTTGAGGCGATAGGCAACGGAGAGTTGGCGCACGCGCTCGACGAGTTCGTACGCCTCCGTTCCATCCTGTTCGCGGATGACGTCGCCCAGGATGCGCCCCAGGAGGCGGATGTCCTCCATGAGCGGACGGTTCTTTTCTGCGGCGAGCGCAGCCCTTTCCATGGGAGTACGCATGTTTGCGACCGGGGGCGCAACGTGTTGTTATATCAATACTTGGCGACGGACGAATGACGC contains:
- a CDS encoding penicillin acylase family protein — translated: MKKYLLILAAAALACSRGSDSGSSPSVSGADMARMEAHAQAVTITRDDWGIPHVKGKSDADAVFGVIYAQAEDDFNRVETNYLVSLGRLAEAEGETALYRDLRQRLFIDADTLRAQYARAEPWLKSLMDAWADGLNYYLAKHPEVKPRVITHWEPWMALSFSEGSIGGDIEDISLRELQAFYGKGDTTRKSAALPAHDMQLAALEDRVEREPSGSNGFAIAPSNSASKKALLWINPHTSFFFREEAQMTSDEGLNAYGAITWGQFFIYQGFNEKAGWMHTSSGADVTDEWAETILKNGDTITYEYGNEQRPVTTATITLTYKDAAGPATKDFTVYRTHHGPIVREKDGKWIAFNMMNEPLTALTQSYARTKTKNLAEFRKVMDLHTNSSNNTLFADADGNIAYFHANHVQKRDPRLNWEKPVDGSNPAAEWKGVHSVDESPNVFNPPSGWVQNTNNWPFSAAGPNSPKQKDYPRYMETYPENPRGVHAVMVLKDKKDFTLETLRDAAFDSYLPAFADLIPGLVRAYDAAPAGSPLKQKLAEPMAQLRAWDYRWGATSVPTSLAVYWGEEVWRMSRADAESEDMSVYDYIARKLTGAQKLAGLGAAVDSLTADFGTWKTAWGDINRFQRRTGDIVQPFADSAASIPVPFTSSRWGSLASFGARPYPGTKKWYGTNGNSFVAAAEFGDSVRAIAITAGGVNGNPKNKHFNDQAERYAAGNLRPVYFYPSQLQGHTEKTYKPGQ
- the ppc gene encoding phosphoenolpyruvate carboxylase — translated: MRTPMERAALAAEKNRPLMEDIRLLGRILGDVIREQDGTEAYELVERVRQLSVAYRLKSDAAAGASLDSILRNLTNDETVSVIRAFSFFSHLANIAEDRHFVRRRLHHERQGDVQEGSLAMTFRRLRGAGVANDRVARMLQSACISPVLTAHPTEVQRQSILAAERTIAELVAQRESLLTARDRADNELRLKGCVTQLWQTRILRLTRLTVADEIENALQYYHATFLREVPRMYRALEELMPGEAIPTFFRMGNWIGGDRDGNPFVTSETLQRAFERQGQTAIGWYLDEVHALGAELSMSTLLTEVTPALQALADRSGDASAHRSDEPYRRALIGMYARLAATLTALTGAVALRQAVAAAEPYDSADQFLTDLQAIEASLRAHHADPVVPLRLAPLVRAVQVFGFHLATVDLRQSSDRHEATLAELLRVAALHDDYAALGEPARRALLMRCLNDARGLRVRGAPYSESTVGELAIFETAMAMRARFGRAALRQYIISHTEDVSDLLEVLLLFKEAGLLHGTLGGGARTDVIVVPLFETIGDLQRSPAIMRDFYELPGIAAMMRASGSEQEVMLGYSDSNKDGGTFTSNWELYKAETDLAALFRDGEATRGITLRLFHGRGGTVGRGGGPSYEAILAQPPGTVNGQLRLTEQGEIIASKYANPDIGRRNLETLVAATLEATLLPPARALPRSFRDAAEQVSAASFAAYRALVYETPGFADYFFSATPIREIAELNIGSRPSSRKASRAIDDLRAIPWVFSWGQCRVALPGWCGFGSGVATFLDADPARREKRLALLRRMYARWPFFRTLLSNLDMVLAKTDLGIARRYVELVEDRALGERIFARIEGEWRRAGEMLALITGEATRLASNPALARSIEHRFSYIDPLNHLQVELMRRYRLGESTGAILPDRVKRGIHLSINGVAAGLRNTG
- a CDS encoding RsmD family RNA methyltransferase, which produces MRIVGGKFAGRDLTSPADRHVRPTAEHMRGALLDLLEPELAEARVLDLYAGTGALGIEAISRGAASCDFVEWRPTSLWALKSNVNRFKLKGRTRTFKHDAIHFTLALEEGRYDLAFCDPPYESKQLDWIIRLWEEKRFARILAVEHALTHILPSGHSSITSGLTCFTIYRDAASLALPDAPRPVARVVPLPWTLEESSRPSRPSRPTRPSRTSRSPRRPPRA
- a CDS encoding DUF1080 domain-containing protein, which gives rise to MRRLRLEAAVRAGGVLASAVLACAAIASPARAQGTTRSIFNGKDLGGWHVDVPALDSNPRAPNPFVVRHGMLATLGEPQGHLITDASYRDYRLEVEYRFPGKPGNAGVLIHASTPRALYRMFPKSVEVQMESGNAGDFWCIVEDITVPDMVKRRGPRSEWGITEGKGRRIVNLTDGAEKPLGEWNRMVIEALGGEVKVWVNGTLVNHGTNATARQGQIAVQSEGTPVEFRMLRLTPISALSAKAP
- a CDS encoding MmgE/PrpD family protein; protein product: MSSLDRREFLGSVVAASLATGAAAGAAHAEPVARVHALLSADGVTRTLARHVVGASYDTLPDAVRQEARRTLLNWTGCAIGGSRHETVDTAIAALSPFFGAAQASLLGRSERVDLLHAALLNGIASHVHDYDDTHLKTVIHPGGPVLSALLALAEYRPVSGRDFLNAMVQGIEVECRIGNAVYPDHYDRGWHITGTAGVFGAAAACGKLLALNEQQMTWALGLAATQPVGLREMFGSMTKPFHPGRAAQNGLTAALLASKGFTSTEVGLEGKCGWANVTSTKQDYREITGELGSRYELLLNTYKPFACGIVIHPAIDACIQLRNAHRLTPEQVERIDLRVHPLVLELTGKKTPQTGLESKFSVYFAAALAIAKGSAGIHDFSTVNARDPRIVALRDRVTATADPSIKEEQVRATITLRDGRTLEQFIEHVVGSVERPMSDADLEAKFLALAEGVIPVAQSRRVMERCWKVDTLASAAELATAARRS